GCAAAATAGCCGAATTACTCAAGGTAGAGCCTGAAGATGTTGGCAAAAAAAGCGTGCGATTATTTGGCAAACAGTTGAAAGTTGTGGGATTGATTGACGCGGAAAAAATGAGCAATCATCCGGACCTGGACGGCGAAATTTTGAGTCCGGCGGATTTTAAACTGACGGATGATGAGATCGTCTCCCGGCTGACCCAGCAGGAGACTCGCGAAAAACAGGGTCTGGAACAACCCCAGCTCGAGAACATGCCATTCGAGCATATTGACCCCGATGATATTGCCATTATTCCCTATAATATATTGCGCGAAGTGGGTAGCCCACTGCAATCTGTGGCGATTCGTTTGCACGAAGGCGTAGATGTCGAAGAACAGGTCAAAGAATATGTGTCGCGGTTGTCGGTGGTGGTATTTGCGGGCATTCCAATGGCAGATGGCAAAATCCAGGTGTCAATTTACAGTTCGATGGGATGGGGGCCATTGCCCGGCCTTGCCAATTTGTTTGTCCCCATTCTGGTGGCTGCGTTGATTGTGCTGAATACGATGATGGGATCGGTGTACGAGCGCTTTCGCGAGATCGGCATTTATTCTTCTGTGGGATTGGCACCTGTACACATCGCCTTTTTGTTTATTGCCGAGGCGTGTGTTTATGCTGTGTTGGGGACTGTCTCGGGGTATTTGCTCGGTCAAGGAGTGATCAAAATTTTGTTGTGGCAGGAGTGGTTGCAAGGGCTTAATGTGAATTATTCGGCATTGTCAACGGTGATTTCTTCGGTGCTGGTGATCGTGGTGGTTTTGCTGTCGTCGCTCTATCCCGCGCGTCAGGCGGCAATGATGGCGGTGCCCGATGTGACGCGCCGCTGGAAATTGCCCGATCCAGACGGTGATCACTGGCATTTTGAGTTTCCATTTACCGTGGGTGGCAAGGATGTGTTTGGGCTGTCGGTATTTCTGGTCGATTATTTCGAGTCGCATGTGGGTGAGTCCATGGGCGCGTTTTATACAGATGGCGCACGTTTTGGTTCGGTTGAAGCAGCAACCGGCGCGGGATATACGATTGATACGACGATATGGTTGGCACCTTATGATTTGGGCGTGAGTCAACAGGTGCATTTTGAAGCCGTGCCCATGGGTGAGCACAATATTTTTGCGATGACCCTGACCATAGATCGGCTTTCGGGCGATGCGGCATCGTGGCGGCGGGTCAATCAGGGCTTTATGAACGCGCTTCGCAAACAATTTTTGATCTGGCGAACGGTTGATCCAGGCAATCGCGCCAAATACACGGAAAAAGGGCGGGAATTGCTCTCTGCCCCCAAGGCAACGGTCAGCGCATAGTATCACGACACGGGACAATCTATGCTTTTAGGCAATCTTTTAAGACGCAATAAAGACAAACCAGAAAAGAAAAATACGCAGTTTGAAGAGATTGAAGAGTATCGCGATCTGCTTGACGAGCCAGACGAATTTGTCGATGGTTTCAATAGCAAGACCATTGTGGGTGCGTTATTTGTGTCGATTGTGATGGTGCCCGGCAATATTTA
This portion of the Gemmatimonadota bacterium genome encodes:
- a CDS encoding ABC transporter permease, with translation AFVVIWIVLSQVHPAFDLSNPFVILLAFVILALAIFVIAIVSGRFHDNIRQLRTEEVLLHDTDVGRISASVAAFQLGIANMKKRKMRTGLTFATLVLLTFTVLSFTSIKTTLDFYQILLDTEGKYPGLLIRSQFWGPLEDTAYDYARINFFDQGEIAPRSWYVTRDLKKTPIETPEKATKVLGILGLSVNEPAVTRIDTLLSHGRWFKEGEIACILPGKIAELLKVEPEDVGKKSVRLFGKQLKVVGLIDAEKMSNHPDLDGEILSPADFKLTDDEIVSRLTQQETREKQGLEQPQLENMPFEHIDPDDIAIIPYNILREVGSPLQSVAIRLHEGVDVEEQVKEYVSRLSVVVFAGIPMADGKIQVSIYSSMGWGPLPGLANLFVPILVAALIVLNTMMGSVYERFREIGIYSSVGLAPVHIAFLFIAEACVYAVLGTVSGYLLGQGVIKILLWQEWLQGLNVNYSALSTVISSVLVIVVVLLSSLYPARQAAMMAVPDVTRRWKLPDPDGDHWHFEFPFTVGGKDVFGLSVFLVDYFESHVGESMGAFYTDGARFGSVEAATGAGYTIDTTIWLAPYDLGVSQQVHFEAVPMGEHNIFAMTLTIDRLSGDAASWRRVNQGFMNALRKQFLIWRTVDPGNRAKYTEKGRELLSAPKATVSA